ATAAATAGTAACGCACCTATAATGCCTAGCCCGAAAGTAAGAAACCAGAAAGTCCATTTATTCTCTTTAACAATACCACCTCCAGCTTCTTTTATTAATTCAAAAGACAGACTATGTGGTTTGTCCCAGATTACCTTATCCCATTCACTATTCGCTTTATAACCAGCATTAGATTCATCTAATGCATTCGTTATTTCTGTGGAAAAAGAAAACGGATCAGAATAGCCTTTACCAATTACATTGGTCGCAATATTTTCAATAAAGACCTCGCTCTTTATTCCCTTTCTACTTACCAGTTCATCAAACGATTCTTGCGAAAGGTTATAGCTTCCAAAAAACATTAGAGAACAGAATACAGCAAGTCCTGTTAAGAAGATAACTAGACCTATATTTTGAATAATTTTCATATTATTATTTACTCAAGAAACTAAACCATCCTTTTTTAGGCGGTTGAATATTAGTCCCATTCTCTTTATTAAATTGTTCTATGATTTTGCTTTCATGGCGTGTATAAAATTCCGGATCAAAATTCGCTTCCGACAAACGAGCTATTACTTGCTCGATAATTAAACCTTCTGCTAACCAAGCATCCATAACAGCATGACGCATTCGAATACCAAATGTATTTATCCCCAAAAATGCTTTTGATTCTGTGTTATAAATAACATGAATACATTTCGTTTCATCTTCATGCTCCCAATAGAATTCTGACTGACCTTCCATCAATTCATTTGGAACGTTCCCATACGTCTGATATTCTATATCAAAGAATTTTGCTGAATTATACCATATTCCGGGATTGTACATAGTCTTGGTCCCAGTAATCGTTTCGGCCAATGTTTCGCCCATGATTTTTCCGGTATACCAAACTTGTTCCAGTTTTCTTCTTCCGGTTGGATGATGTACAAACTGCGCACAATCACCAATGGCGTATACATCCTTAATATTAGTTTCTAAGAATTCATTCACAAAAACCCCACGATCGCAATCAATTTTTGAGTCTTTTACAAAATCAATATTGGGACTTACTCCTACTGTCAATCCTACAAACTGACAAGAAAGGTCATCGTGATGAGATGTTGATACAGATTTTACTCTATCATTATCGTCTCCGTTAATAGACTCTAAATTTGTAGAAAGACACAGTGCGTCTACATGACTAGCTATGTGTTTTGATATCATTTTAGCTTCCTGCTCAGGAAGTACGCAATTCCAAAAATGACTTTCTCGAACCAGCATTGTAACTTTAATCCCTCTAGAGATAAGCATCTCGGCCATTTCCACTCCAATTAACCCACCACCAGTTATCACAGCAGAAGAAATACCGTCGGTTTTCTTCTCCATTAATTCTAAGTCTTGCAAATTGTATAGACCTTGAACTCCGTCTAAATCTTCACCTGGCCATCCGAAGCTATTGGACTTTGATCCTGACGCAATAATAAGCTTATCGTACTTTAAAAAATTGTACTTATCTAAAACAAGGTGCTTAACATCGGTA
The Flavobacteriales bacterium genome window above contains:
- a CDS encoding FAD-dependent oxidoreductase, whose translation is MSEHVIIIGNGIAGITAARHIRKKSNCEITVVSKESKHFYSRTALMYIYMGHMRYEDTKPYEDGFWKKNKISLIQDSVLSIDTDVKHLVLDKYNFLKYDKLIIASGSKSNSFGWPGEDLDGVQGLYNLQDLELMEKKTDGISSAVITGGGLIGVEMAEMLISRGIKVTMLVRESHFWNCVLPEQEAKMISKHIASHVDALCLSTNLESINGDDNDRVKSVSTSHHDDLSCQFVGLTVGVSPNIDFVKDSKIDCDRGVFVNEFLETNIKDVYAIGDCAQFVHHPTGRRKLEQVWYTGKIMGETLAETITGTKTMYNPGIWYNSAKFFDIEYQTYGNVPNELMEGQSEFYWEHEDETKCIHVIYNTESKAFLGINTFGIRMRHAVMDAWLAEGLIIEQVIARLSEANFDPEFYTRHESKIIEQFNKENGTNIQPPKKGWFSFLSK